The genomic stretch TGCGCCCCTGGGAACAGGCGCTCAGGGCCGACCACATCCTGTCCACCGAGGTTCAGGTGGGTGGCGCGCGCCGGGCCGCGCGCATGGCCACGAAATCCTGGCGCGACCCCGGCGCGCTGCGCTTCGTGCGGCTGAAGGCGGAGGGCGGCCTCTGGACCGCCAACCATTCGCTGATGGTCGATGCGGAATTCTGGTCGCGCGTGGTGCGCACCGACGACGAACCGCTCACGCGCCACGCCCGCGCGTTGTTCGCCGCCGCCACCGCCTGCGCCTACGTGAACGGCGAACCAGGCTTCATCAACGGCGACCGGCTGGAGGATGCGCGGACCGGCTTCGCGCGGGCCAAGCCCGCCATCGCCGACGCCGCGTCCGCGCGCTATCGCGTGCAGGAGGGCGCGCCCCTGCTGGCCGATGTCGCGCGCCGTGCCGCCACCGCCGATTTCCCGGTCACCACCAACCCCTGCGGCGAGGTCGTGCTGCATGTCACCGGCGGGTATTGCGTGATCGCGGATTTCGCGCCGCTGCTGGCCTGCCCGGTGGCGCTGGATGCGCTCACGCCCGGCGCGGTCCCACCGGAGGTCGCGCGCGACTGGGATGCGCGGGTCGAAGCTGCGGTGCGGCTCGGCGTGCGCTTCCTGATCCGGGTGAACCGGATGGATGCGCTCTACGCCGTGGAGGTCTCGCGCACCAACCGCATCGGCATCGGCCCGACCGGACTGCACGAATGGGCCTGGGCGCGCTTCGGGCTCGGCTTCCACGACCTGCTCGACGAGGACCGCGCGCGGCCGTTCTGGGATGCGCTGGCGCGGCTGTCGGATGCGGCGAAGGATGAGGCAACGCGCTACGCCGCGGCCCTCGGCATGGCGCCGCCGGCGACGGTCACCACCATCAAGCCGGCCGGCACCACCAGCAAGCTGTTCGGCATGACCGAGGGCGCGCATTTGCCCGCGCGCCGGCAATACCTGCGCTGGGTGCAGTTCCGCGCGACCGACCCTCTGGTGGCGGACTATGCCGCGCGCGGCTATCCGATGCGCCGTCTGCAATCCTTCCCTGGCGTCGCGATCGTGGGCTTCCCGACCCTGCCGCTGATCCAGCGCCTGGGCCTGGGCGATCGGCTGGTGACGGCGCCGGAGGCGAGCCCGGCGGAACAGTATCGCTGGCTCGGCCTGCTGGAACGGCACTGGATCGGCGCGGCGCGCGGCAACCAGGTGTCCTACACGCTCAAGATCGCGACCGAGCGCTTCGGGCTCGAGGATTTCCGCGCCATCCTCCTGCAGCACCAGCCGCATCTGCGCTGCTGCGCTGTGCTGCCCTCGCGCCCGGATTCCGAGCTCGGCTACGAGTACCTGCCCGAGGAGGAGGTGGATGCGGACCGCTTCCGCTCCATCCTGGCCGGCATCGACGACCCCGGCGTGGCGGAGGCGGTGGACCTCGCGCGGCTGCAATGCGAGGCGGGGGTCTGCCCGATCTAGCGCGTTTCCGGCCTGCCGGTATCCGCCGTTGGCCCGCTCCACCACCAATGCGGGGCGCGTGCGGAGCGGGCCGGTGCCATCCGATGGGAGAACGCGCTAGCCTTTCAGCGGCTGCACAAGCAGCCGATCGATCCGCTGCTCCGCCTCCTCGCGATACCCTTCGACCCCGATCACCATGCCGAGCTGCCCGGCCGCAGGTTCCGCCACGTAGGTCCCGAACATCCTGTCCCAGACCGACAGGCAGAAGCCGAAGTCGCTGTCGGTTTCGGCACGGATCTCGGAATGATGGACGCGGTGCATGTCGGGCGTCACCACCACCCAGCGCAGCGGGCGGTCGACCCAGGCCGGGATCGCGATATTCGCGTGGTTGAACAGGCTGGTCGCGTTCAGCAGCACCTCGAAGACCAGAACTGCCTCCGGCGGCGCGCCGAGTGCCACCACCGCCAAGCCCTTGATCGCGAGAGAGAGCAGGATCTCGACCGGATGGAAGCGCAGGCCCGACGATGCATCCAGCTCCGGGTCCGCGTGATGCACCCGGTGCAGCCGCCACAGGATCGGCACCGCATGGAAGATGCGATGCTGCGCATAGATCAGCAGGTCGAGCAGCAGCACCGCCGCGGGGGCGGCCACCCACCACGGCACGCCGAGTACAGGGAAGAGCCCGAGCCCCCGCGATTCCGCCCAGAGCGCGACGCCCACCGCGCCCGCCGGCGCCACCAGGCGCAGCAGCACCGTCGCGACCGCGACCAGGCCGAAATTCGACGGCCAGCGCCGCCAGGCCAGGCGCTGCGGGCGCCGCGGGAAGGCATGCTCCAGCGCCGCCATCGCGACCAGCACGGCGGCGAAGACGGACAGCCGGATGATCGGTTCCTGATCGAGCATGCGTTTCATGTAGCGCGCCCGCGCCCCGCGTGCAGGGGCGCCCCCTTGCCCGTCCGCGCGCGCAGGGTGACGATGCCGCCAAAGGAGACCACCCGATGATGCTGCGCCTGATCGCCCTGCTGGCCCTGGCACCCTTGCCCGCACTGGCGCACCACCCGATGGGCGGGGCGGTGCCGGCCACGGCGTGGGAGGGCTTTGCCTCGGGCATCGGGCATCCGGTGATCGGGTTCGACCACCTGGCATTCCTGCTGGCAGCGGGCGTGCTGGCGGCGACGCTCGGCGTGAGGCGCGGGGCGGTGGCGATCCTGGCCTTCGTCGCGGGCGGCTTCGGCGGCAGCCTGGCGCATATGGCGGGCATCGGCTTCGGGCCGGTCGAGGCGCTGGTGGCGCTCAGCGTCGTCGCGGTCGGGTTGGCGCTGCTGTGGCGTGGCGTACCGACGGCGGTGGTGCCGGTGGGCTTCGCGCTGGCCGGCCTGGTGCACGGCCATGCCTTCGCCGAGGCCGTGATCGGTGCGGAGGCGACGCCCATCCTCGCCTACCTGCTTGCGCTGGCGCTGACGCAGGCGGCAATCGGGCTGGGTGTGATGCTCGCGGCGCGGCGCCTCAGCGCGGATGCGGCGCTGCTGCGCATCCCGGCCGGTGCGGCGGCGGCCTGCGCGGGCGCGGTGTTCCTGGCGCTGGCCGTGTAGCGGGCTGCACGCCCGCCAACGACCGTCTCCTGGGTCCTGGGTGGCGGGCCGGGCTGGGGCCAGGTCGGGGCCGTTACAGACAGGTCGCACCGCGCGCTAGCGCGCCTGGCGGCCGATCACGCGCAACACCGCGAAGCCCGCCAGCACGACCAGCGCGACATGGCCGAAGGCCAGGCCCCAGGCCAGCGCGCCCTCGCCCCCCGCGGCATCCAGCACCACGCCACACAGCAGCGGCCCGACGAAGCCGCCGGCGTAGCCCGCCATGGAATGCAGCCCCATGGTGGCACCGCGCAGCGCCGGATCCGCGGCCTGCACCGTGCCCGCGGTGAGCGCGGAGGAATCCAGGTAGATCGCCGCGTTCCAGGCGAACACCGCAGCCACCGCGACCAGCGGCGGCGACCCCATCGCGAAGCCCGTCACCGCCGCGAAGCCCGCCCCGCCCAGCATCGCGACCGCCACGACGCGGCCGCGCCCGAAATGCTCCGAGGCCTCGTTGCCTGATAGCGACACCGCAATGCCGACCAGCCCTGCCAGCGTGAACAGCACGGTCGGCCCCGGCAGCCAGGCGGGCGGCGCGGTAATGGCGAAGGACGCCGCGAGAAAGGCCACCGCCCAGGCGCGCAGCACCGCCATTTCCAGCGTGTGCACGCAGTATCCCGCGATCCAGGCCATGGCGCGGCGGTTCGCCAGCACCGGGCGGAAGTCGAGCAGCCGCCCGCCCGCCTTGCGTGGCGGTGGCGGCGTCCCGGGCATGACGAGCAACGCGATCGCGAAGGCGCAACCGGCCAGCAGGCCGCCCACCAGGAAGGCGAAGGACGGCCCGCCGACCGCGGCACAGGCGCCGGCCAGCGCGAAGGACGCCGCGCCAGCGATGCCGACCCCCGCCGCATGCCACGACACCGCACGCGACTGCGCGGTGCCACTCAGCGGATCGGCGATCGCCTTCAGCCCCGGCATATAGGCCCCCGCCCAGCCGATGCCCGCCAGCGCGCGGAAGGCGAGGCCGGACCAGAACCCATCCGCCAGCAGCGCAAAGCCGAGATGCGCGAGCGCGGTCGCCCCCGTGCCCACCAGGTAGATGTGCCGCGCCGGCACGCGGTCGGTCAGCGCGAGCAGTACCGGCACGGCCGGCACGTAGGCGGCAAAGAAGATGCCGATCAGCCAGCCGGCCTGCGTGCCCGAAAGCGACCAGGCGTCGATATAGGTCGGCAAGAGCGCGGGCAGGGTGAAGGCGCCGATCTGGGTGAGCACCTGTGCGGTCACCATGGCGGCGATGAAGCGCGGCGTGCCGGGGGCGACCTGCATGTACGCAAGGCTAGGCCGAGCGTCGGCGCGCCGGAAGCGGGGTTGATCGCGCCGCGGCCCCGCCCGACACTCCGCCCGCAATCACGGAGGAAAACCATGCGCGTGGTGGAAACGCCCGAGGCGCTGAAGGCGCTGGTCGGCCAGGAACTCGGCGTCGGCGACTGGCTCGAGGTCACGCAGGAGATGATGGACCGCTTCGCCGATGTCACCGGCGACCACCAGTGGATCCATGTGGACGTGGAGCGTGCGAAGCGCGAGATGCCTGGCGGCAAGACCATCGCGCATGGCTACCTGCTGCTGTCGCTGCTGCCGAAGCTGGGCGCCGGCGTCTACAAGGTGTCCTGGCCGTCGCGCACGCTGAACTACGGGTCGGACAAGGTGCGCATCATCAACCCGGTGCAGGCTGGCGACCGTGTGCGGCTGCGCCAGGCGCTGGTGGCCGTGGATGACGGGGCGGGTGGCACCCACCGCATCGTGGTGCGCCAGACCATGGAGATCGAGGGCAAGGACAAGCCCGCCCTGATCGCCGACACCATCCGCATGACATTCCCTTGAGACCGAGGCCCGCATGAAGATCACCTGGTTCGGCCATTCCGCCTTCCGGCTGGAATTCGGCTCATCGGTCGTGATGATCGACCCCTTCCTGACCGGCAACCCGGCCTTCGGCGGCGATGCCGAGGCGGCCAGCGCGGGGGCCACGCATGTGCTGCTCACGCACGGGCATGGCGACCACATCGGCGACACGGTGGCGATCTGCCAGCGCACGGAGGCGAAGCTGGTCACCAACTACGACCTCGCGATGCACCTCGCGCGCAAGGGGGTGACTGCGCTGGATCCGATGAACACCGGCGGCAGCACCGACCAGGGGGACTTCACCGTCTCGCTGACCCAGGCGCTGCATTCCTCGGTCGAGCAGGACGAGAATGGCGTCTCGCATTGCCTGGGCAATCCGAACGGAATCGTGGTGACGCCGAAGGACAAGGCGGAGCCCGTGGTCTACCACATGGGCGACACCGACATCTTCTCGGACATGGCGCTGGTCGATGAGCTGTATCGCCCGGCGGTGGCGATGGTGCCGATCGGCGACCGTTTCACCATGGGCCCGCGCGCCGCCGCGCTGTCGGTGAAGCGCTTCCTGCCATCGGTGCGCGTGGCGATCCCGTGCCACTACGCGACCTTCGGGCTGTTGCTGCCCGATGCCTCCGGCTTCGTGGCCGCGATGGAAGGTGCGAACGCCAAGGTCCTGGTGCCCGAGAAGGACAAGGCCTTCACGCCGTGAGCAGCCTTCCCGGATTGGAGGACCTCGCGACCCTGCGGGTCGAGGTCGCGGAGGGCGTGGCGACGGTGACGATCGACCGCCCGCCGGTGAATGCGCAGAACAGCGCCTTCCGCGACGACATCGTGCGCGTCTTCGACGTGCTGCACGAATCCGACGCGGTGCGCGCCATCGTGCTGACCGGGGCGGGCAAGACCTTCTCGGCCGGGGCGGACCTGAAGGACCGCCCGGATGCCGCGCGCCCCGGCGCCTTCCCGCGCCATTCGCGCGCCGTGCGCGCCGGCTTCGACTGCGTGATGGAATGCCGCAAGCCGGTGATCGCGGCGGTGAACGGGGCCGCGATCGGCGCCGGCTGCGTGCTGGCGCTGGTCTGCGACATCATCCTGGTGGCGGACGACGCCTTCATGTCGATGACCGAGGTCGATGTCGGCCTGGCCGGCGGCGTGGCGCATGTGCTGCGCCATTTCGGGCAGTCGGATGCGCGGATGTTCCTGCTGACCGCGCGGCGGCTGTCTGGCACCGAGCTGTACCGGATGAACGTCGCATCGGGCTTCTACCCGAAGGCCGACCTGCTGCCCGCGGCGCAGGCCATGGCGCGCGAGATCGCCGGCAAGGTGCCTCTCGCGGTCGAGGCCGCGAAGCGCGCCTTCACCCTGAACGAATACATGCCGCTGCGCGAAGGCTACGTCTACGAACAGACCCAGACGGCGCTGCTGGCGAAGACCGAGGACACGCAGGAGGCGCTTGCGGCCTTCGCGCAGAAGCGCAAGCCAGTGTTCAAGGGGCGGTAGCGGCGGCTGCGCGACGCTGACGCAGACGCCGGCGGGATGGACTCATCCGGTCGGGTGAAGCCGCTCGCGGGCAGATGCCTGGTGCCGTTGCAGCGCGCCAAGGCGAGCGGGCAGGGGGTCAGGCCCGATCCCTGGCCGGCGCCGGTCAGAACAGCGCCTGATTCCATTCCGGCCGCCAGTCGTGCTGCACCACGGCCTGCACGGCGTGGCCCGGCGCGAGGTGGATCGCCTCGGCGAGGCCTGGCGCCTCGGCCAGCGCGCCGGCCAGGGCACGTGCCAGGAAGCCGGGGCCGGAGCGCAGCCAGGGGTGTTCCTCGTCGCCGCGCGCCAGCGCCTCGATCAGCCGGTCGACCGCGCGACGGGCGACCGGATGCCCGGCGGCCGCACCGAACAGCAGCGGCTGCGGCGCCCCCCACAGGCCGGGGGTCGCGACGAGATCGGCCCCGCCGGCGGCGAGCGTCGCGATCGGCGCGGCCGGGCGCGCGCCGGGGGCCACGGTCCAGCCGCCGACCGTGGCGATCCACGCGAGGCGCAGCAGGTCCGCGCGCACTGACCCTTCCCAGGCGCGGGCCCAGGCCCGGCGGCCTGCCTGGCCGAGCCTCGCGTCGATGAAGGCGGCACCGGCCTCGCGGTCCATCGCAACGACATCGACGCCCGGATTGGCGCGCTGCCATGCCTGCGCATCGGCCTCGCCGGGCGCGCCGCGGGGCACCACCAGGAGCAGCCGTGCCGGCACGGCGCTGCCCTGCGCGCGCGGTCGCGCCAAGGCGCCCGATTGCACCAGCGACAGCAACAGCCACAACGCGGTCGCGGTCGAGTCCGGCAACCGCCGGACGCGGTCGATCAGTGGCAGTATGCGGGCCGTGGGCGCCAGCGGCAGCAGATCGCGCAGTGCCGCAGCGCCCGGTTGATCGAGCCTGAATTCGAGCGCGATCTGCCCGGTATCGGTCTGACTCGGGTTCAGCGAACGGCCCTGGCGGCGGCGCAGCGCCGCCTCGGCCTGGGCCTGGGCCGCCAGGAAGCCGCGCGCGGCGACGTCGTCGAGGTTCAGTGCCGCAATGCGCGCGCGGCCATCCAGCGCTGCGCTGTCGGCCGCGTCGATCGCCAGCGCGGCGGCGAAGGCCTCGTCCGCGGCGGCGAAGTCGAGCTCGGCCTCGGCCGAGCGTGCCGCGAACATCAGCCGCGCGTGCCGCTCGGCCGGCGATGCCTCCGGCGCGGCCGCGAGGCAAGCCGCACGCTCCGCCGAGTCGCCCAACACCAGAGCAAGCCGCGCCCAGGCCTCCCAGCGGCCGTGTTGGACCGGGGATTGCGCCAGCGCGGCCTCTCGCAGCAGGGCCAGCGCCGCGGCGACCTCGCCCCGTGCCCGCAGAAGCTGGGCCCGGGGGCCGATGAAGTCCGGCCTTGGGCCGAGCCTGGCCTCGGCCGCGTCCAGCACGGCCGCGGCGGCATCCGGCGCGCCGTCGCGCAGGTGGCATTGCGCGAGGCCGGAGGCGGCATTGGCGAGTCCCGGGTCGCGCTGCAGCGCCTCGGTGAAGCAGTCGGCGGCCTGGTCGGTGACGCGCTCTGCGAACCACAGCCATCCGCGCAGCAGCGAGATGGCGGGCGCGGCGGGGTCGCGCGCCTCGGCCTGGTCGAGCAGGTCGTGCGCCGCGACCAGGTCGTCGCGCGCGCGCGCAGCCTGCGCGAGCGCGACCAGCGGCGCGGCCGCGGTGGCATCGAGGCTTGCGACCTGCCGAAGCGCCTGGTGTTCGGTATCCGCATCCCCGGCGGCCTTGGCGGCAGCCGCGAGCGCATTCCAGGCGGGGATCGCGGCGGGGTCGTGTTCGGTGGCGGCGCGCGCAAGGTCCAGCGCGCGGGCGTGCTGCCCGGCGGCGCGCGCCTGGTTGGCCATCGGCACCAGGATGCGGTGGGGTTCGCGCAGCTTGGGCAGGGCGATGTCGAAATGCGCGAGGGCCTCGGCCGGGCGGCCGCGGGCGGACTTGGCCCAGGCGGCCTCGAGATGCGCGTGGTGATTGTTCGGGTGTTCGGCCAGCACGGCCGCGATCAGCGGCAAAGCGCTGTCGGCCTGGCCTGACTGGGTGAGCGTGCCGATCCGTTCGAGCCGGGCCTGCATGTTGCCCGGCTGCTGTTCCAGGATCCGGTCGAACAAGGTCACGGCCGCGTCGAACTCGCGGTTACGGCGCGCGGCCCGGGCAGCGGCCAGCATCCCCGGGATGTCGACGGTCAATCGAGCCCTCCGCTGGGCGGTCGGCGGTGCGGGGCCGCCAGGGCCCCGCGCCGGTTCAGGCCGCCGCCTGGTCCGGGGCGGTGCCGATCGCCTGGGCGCGTGCGTCGATCCGCGCGAGCGTCGCGGCGGGCACCTGGCGGCGGGACTTGGCGTGCGGCAGGTCCATCTCGCCGACCTCGCGGCCGTGCGGGAACAGCGCAACAAACTCCGCGTGGTTGGAGAAGCGTTCGCGCGGCACGTGGTCGCAGAAGGATTCGACCGGCTGACCCTCGGCGATGATGACGTCGTGGCGCGCCAGTTCGAGACTGAAGTACTCGAAGGTGTCCGCCGGGGCCGGGATCTGGCGGATGGTGCTGCCGTTCACCAGCGCCTGGGCGAAGCAGAGCACGCCGTCCAACACGATGGCATGGTGCGGGGACACCCGCAGGTCGCGCTCGGGCAGGTTCTCGTCGAGCGCGCCGGCCTGGATCAGGATGGGGTCGCGGGTCTCGGCATTGCCGAAGCGGCTGGAGACGGTCTGCCGCCCCACGAACAGTACCGGTTCGGCACTGCCATCGGCGGTCAGCACGAGGTCACCGGGGCGCAGGGACTCGATAGCCACGTCGCCGGTCGGGGTGCGGATGGCGGTGCCGGCGAGAAAGCACACGAAGATCGGGCTCGAATCCGGGCCGGTGATGTCCGGCGAGATCAGATTGTCGGCCGAAACGAAGAACGTGTAGTTCCCGGACGGCAGATCATCGATGCTGTTCGGGTTGAACGTCACGGTGCGCGCGCCATTCCCGACATACGCGCGGTCTTCCTGGGCGACCGCCGTGATGATGCCATTCTCGTCGCGCGCGAAGAGCGTGAAGCGGGTCAGTGCGGCCCCATTCGTCACGCCGATGCTCACCGTCGGCGGTGTGCCGGCCGGATCAGCAGGGTTCACCACGGGCGCGTTCACGGACGTCACAGGCATGGTCGAAAATCCCCCCACATCGGCGGGGAGCCATCTGCCCTCGCCGCCGCACCAGACGCCGAAGTGGCGACCCAACTTGGATCGTCAGAATCGGGGTCTGTTGGCGACGAGTCAATCATTCATGATGACGCAACCAAGTTAAATAACATCCACAACCCAAGCGTGCAATCTTTTTGTTACTTCGCGCCCGTGGAGTCTATCAGGCCGTCACGCGCCGCCGCTCACGCGGCCTCCGCGTCCGCCAGCCCGGCCAGCCGGGCAGCGATCTCCGTCGCAGCCGCCGCGCAGGCCGGGGCCTCCTCCTCCTCGATGAGCACCTCGGCGACAATGCGCGGCATCGCGACGGCGATCGCCGCGACCAGCGTTGTGTCGCGCCCCAGCGCGATCCGATCGAGACCCACCACGCGCTCCGGTTCGACCACCAGCACGAACTTGTCGCCATAGGCGTCCGATTCGGTGCCCGGCCAGGTCTCGAAGGCGCGGGGCCAGGACGGGGCCCGGCGGAACTCCAGGACGGCGTTGCTGCCGGCGATCCCGAACTTAAACTTCAGCTCGCGCCAGCGCTCGCCGCGCCAGGCCAGGTCGCGCACGCGCAGGTCCAGCAGCTCCCAGTCGGTGCCGCGCTGGCGCGCATCGAGAACCACCTCGGTGTAGCCGGCCACGCGCTCGGCGTCGTCGTCCGTGCCGGTGGCCTCGGCGCCCGTTTGCAGTGCCGGCGCGCGTGGCTCGGCCGGGACCGCGGCCTCGCGCGGGTAGGTCCCTTCGATGGCGCGCAGTGGCGGCGCGCGCAACGGGGCGTCGGCGAGGTCGAGGCGGACCGGGACGATCCCGGCCTCGGCACGGTCCATCCGGGCGGGAAAGACGACCGGCTGGCGCAGCACCAGACTGGCGGGATCGGCGCCGCGCAACTCCAGCACGGCGGACCCGTCCGGGCCGATCGGCAGGGCGAAGGGGCGAGCCTCGCCGGGCGCCAGCAGGCGCCACTCCGTCATCGGGCCAGCCGGCTCCACGGCCAGCCTCGCTTCCAGCAGCCCGGCCTCGAGCTCGAGATCCCAGCGCAGCGCGGCGATGCCCTCCGGCAGGGGCCCCAGGACGATGCGCGCCTGGTCCCAACCCTCGGGCAGTTCGGCGAGGCTGGCACGCGCGGATGTCGCCACGAGTGTGCCGGGACCCTCGAGCCGGGCACCGGCGAGCGCCGCGGCGGGGGCGAGGCGCGGGATGCCCGGCGGCGCATCGCCATGCCAGGATTCCCAGTCGAAGTGCAGGGGCTGCACCAGGCGCGCCCCGGGCGGCAGCACCGCGACCGCAAGGGCGGGGTCCGCGGCGGCATCGGCCGCGCGCGACAAGGCCACGCTGCCCTCCGCGCCCTCCGCCGCCACCAGTACCAGCAGCGTCTGGGCGCGCCCGGCCAGCGGTTCGGGAGTCTCGAGGTGGATCCAGCCGCCGGGGAGCGCCGCGGCGGGCACCCGCCAGGCTGCAAGCACCCGCCCGGTCTCGGCGGCGACCAGTTGTGCCGCGAGGCCGGCAGTGGCCGGGCGCTGCAGATGCAGGGACAGCTGCGACGCGCCGCTGGTCGGCAGGCCGGGTTCGACCACAATGGGCGGGTCGCCCGGCTGCAGCAGGAGGGCGGGCGCCGCCGGATCGGGCGCTGTTTGTAGCCGCATCTCGAGCGTCGGGGGCGGGTGGCCGCCCAGTGTGGTCAGCAGCGCGGCCACGGCACCTCGCAGCTCCTCGCCCTCGCTGCGCAGCGCCACGAGCTGCGCCTCGAGCGCGGCGACCTGGAGCAAGGCCTCGGTGGCCTGGGCCAGGCTGAGGCCAAGCAGCGCGGGCAGGGCTGCGAGCCCGCTCTCGGCCACGATCAGCGGCGGTACCGGGACGCCCTGCGCCGCCCACCAGGCCTGCAGCGGCGCCAGGCTGCGCGGCGTCTGCGCCACCAGCGCCAGGACGCCGGACGGGGCGTGGTCGAGCGTCACGGTCTCCTGGTCCGGCACGGCGGCGTGGCTGAGCCGCAGCGTCACCCCCGCCGGCGAAACGACCGCGCGGCACAGCCGGGCCCCGGCGCCATGCAGGGCGACAGCGTCCGGCAGGCGCGCATCAACCAGGATCACGGGCTGCGCATCCATCAGGGTTGCGAGGTCCGGACGGGCGACACGGACGCCGAGCGGAACGGAATGGTGGGCGGCGAAAGGTGCGGAGGACGATGCCGTCATCATGCGTTCATTCGCGGGTAGGCGCTGCGGACCATGCTGCAAGTATGCACGTATCTGTCATGAAGGCGCCAAAAACAACGTCGACAATTTTGCACGTCTGCACTACGCCAAGCCAAGTGCCGACACTGGAACGCCGCGAATGGATGCCCTAGCGCACAGCGTCGCCAGTGAATGCGACGTCAACGTCATCATTCCGCTGTACGGCCAGCCCTCACTGTTTTCGGAAGCCGTCGCCTCGGTGCTGCGCCAGGTCGATCCGCCGCCCTTCCGCATCACGGTGGTGCTCGATGGGTGCGTGCATCGGCAGTCGCTCGCCAGCGCGACCGCCTGGGCGCGGGCGCATCCCGGGCGGATCGTGGTGCTGGCGCAGGCCAATGGCGGGGTCGCGGCGGCGCGCAATGCCGGCATCCGCTTCGCGCTCAAGGCCT from Roseomonas fluvialis encodes the following:
- a CDS encoding DUF6212 domain-containing protein, whose protein sequence is MMTASSSAPFAAHHSVPLGVRVARPDLATLMDAQPVILVDARLPDAVALHGAGARLCRAVVSPAGVTLRLSHAAVPDQETVTLDHAPSGVLALVAQTPRSLAPLQAWWAAQGVPVPPLIVAESGLAALPALLGLSLAQATEALLQVAALEAQLVALRSEGEELRGAVAALLTTLGGHPPPTLEMRLQTAPDPAAPALLLQPGDPPIVVEPGLPTSGASQLSLHLQRPATAGLAAQLVAAETGRVLAAWRVPAAALPGGWIHLETPEPLAGRAQTLLVLVAAEGAEGSVALSRAADAAADPALAVAVLPPGARLVQPLHFDWESWHGDAPPGIPRLAPAAALAGARLEGPGTLVATSARASLAELPEGWDQARIVLGPLPEGIAALRWDLELEAGLLEARLAVEPAGPMTEWRLLAPGEARPFALPIGPDGSAVLELRGADPASLVLRQPVVFPARMDRAEAGIVPVRLDLADAPLRAPPLRAIEGTYPREAAVPAEPRAPALQTGAEATGTDDDAERVAGYTEVVLDARQRGTDWELLDLRVRDLAWRGERWRELKFKFGIAGSNAVLEFRRAPSWPRAFETWPGTESDAYGDKFVLVVEPERVVGLDRIALGRDTTLVAAIAVAMPRIVAEVLIEEEEAPACAAAATEIAARLAGLADAEAA